A part of Salmo salar chromosome ssa18, Ssal_v3.1, whole genome shotgun sequence genomic DNA contains:
- the LOC106576685 gene encoding uncharacterized protein — protein MDKLRKIKIPLTEILSADAGFILQHVDQEGLVTQRDYLNLIKGSQLNPEQSIISLLDTLILKGGDEKCTRFLTLLQHPGIRSNFSRLGEIKDIDIAPAPSSPAPPDAVPTSASSTVHTRGPAPPDAVPTSASSTFHTRGPTTSGSKIPTTPVKKTNRRSTTACGTIKDVSEMKMGQTGAKYFLAVLIQEDGPMDILILDQDKRNNFVGAAKRGSSVKLKRISFEKLGINKFREGIKFTNKSELTFTRVKNTIKMEPTADEKE, from the exons aTGGATAAATTGAGAAAGATAAAGATACCTCTGACAGAAATCTTGTCAGCGGATGCCGGTTTCATCCTTCAGCATGTAGACCAGGAGGGCCTGGTGACTCAACGCGATTACTTGAACCTTATAAAGGGCAGTCAATTAAATCCAGAACAATCCATCATCAGTCTGCTGGATACACTCATATTGAAAGGAGGAGATGAGAAATGCACTAGATTCCTGACCCTGTTGCAGCATCCAGGCATCAGATCAAACTTCTCCAGACTGGGAGAAATCAAAGACAT TGACATAGCTCCGGCACCCAGTAGCCCAGCACCCCCAGACGCTGTCCCAACCTCTGCCTCCTCCACAGTCCACACCCGTGGCCCAGCACCCCCAGACGCTGTCCCAACCTCTGCCTCCTCCACATTCCACACCCGTGGCCCAACCAcatcag GTTCAAAAATTCCAACTACTCCTGTGAAAAAGACAAACCGGAGAAGTACCACTGCGTGTGGAACCATCAAAGACGTTTCTGAGATGAAGATGGGGCAGACGGGGGCGAAATACTTCCTAGCTGTTCTAATCCAAGAGGATGGGCCCATGGACATTCTCATTTTGGATCAAGATAAACGAAATAACTTTGTAGGAGCAGCGAAGAGAGG GTCTTCTGTAAAGTTGAAGAGAATCTCATTCGAGAAACTTGGAATTAACAAGTTCCGAGAGGGGATAAAGTTCACAAACAAATCCGAATTGACTTTCACAAGAGTCAAAAACACTATAAAGATGGAACCCACTGCTGATGAAAAAGaataa